A segment of the Sphingobacterium oryzagri genome:
TCACGTGAGCGGCTGAATGTAGAGCATCTCTATGCGCGATCTACAGACGGTCTATTGATGGCTTTATCTGCCGAAACCACTGATCTTTCTTACCTCGAAAATCTGTTAAAAAAAGGATTTCCTATTGTATTCTTTGACCGCGTGCCTGAGCAGACGATATGTCATCGTGTGATTGCAGATAACAAGCAAAGTGGTTATCAAGCTGTGCATTATCTGGCGAAGCGCGGTTGCCGGAGAATCGCACATCTCACAAGCGCCCAAAACTTGTCAATCACCAGAGAGCGTTTAGAAGGATATAAAATGGGCTTGCTCTCCTGCGGACTGGACTTCGATCAGAAGCTGGTAAAGTATTGTCGTTATGGCGGATTGCACCAAGATGAGATCGACACGGCTGTAGCCGAGCTGGCAACGGAAGACTACGATGCGATTTTTATTTCAGGAGATAAGCTTACCACGGGTTACCTTACCGCGATGAATGAACGTGCCGGTAGGGATGCGCACAATATTGCTATTGTAGGATTTACCAATTCAAAAGTAGTCAGTATTTTTTCACCTACGATAACGGCCATTCGCCAGCCTGCATTTGAGATGGGAAAACGTGCCGCTGAATTATTGATCCAGCAGATCGAAGCAAAACATCCGGTTGTAGATTTTGAAACGGTGGTGTTGCCGACGGTAATTATTGAAAAAAACAGTAGTTTTTAAACTGTCTTTTACAGGGATTACGGAGACGCGCTATTGGCGAATAATCATGATGGCGAGTAACTAAATAAATTATTGTCTAATAATTCTCCGTGTTCGGCACGAACACGGAGAATTGACAAGTTAAATCCTGGTAATAAATTCCTAGTTGTTCAAGTTTGGGTTGTTATTTGACTCATTTTCCGGGATTCCAAAAATATAGTACGGGCTATTTGCCGTAAATTCCGATCCGGCATTGTTCTCCGTCCGAAGTGTAGTATGGCCAATGACATTGACCAGCTGCGTATTGCCATTAGGCAGTGTGATGCTTACTTGTGCAGGCACGGTCTGGCCTTGGCTGTTTGTAGCTGTATAAGCTTTGCGCTCTACGCGGCCCTGCGTTCTTATGATATCGGATAGCGCGAATCCTTCGCCCCACAGCTCTTTTCTACGCTCCAAAAGAATCTCGGCAACAACCTCCGTTTGCGTTTTTCCGGCAGCAGATAAAGGGCTTGCATTTCGTGCAGTTCTGAGCTGATTTAATACCGTTGCAGACTCCGTAAGACGGTTGAGTCGTGCATACGCTTCTGCTTGGATCAAATAGGTTTCCGCTGAACGGATGAGCACAATATCGCCCGTCATATCTTCCCGAAACCTAAATTTGGCGTAGCGTAGCAAGCCATATCTCGCCGGGGCACTATTATCCCACGAGAATAGCGAATATCGTACATCTCCTTCCTCAAAGAAATCTTTAAAGTGCGGATCAGCCATAAAACTATAATAGTAAGAAGCAGGCGTGCTAACGTCCAGATAATGGAAGTTGTAGCTTGCCGTACTTTGGTCTGTACGTTGGCCATGGCCCCATATCCATTCGGAGTTGGTAAGATCATTAAATCCTGCGGCATACTCTTCTCCAGTCATCAATGCATAACCCGAGCGAGCTTCAGCAGCCTTTTGTGCGGCGGCTTCCCAATTGTTGGTCTGTAGATATGCCCGAGCTAACAACGCTTGTACAACTTGCTTATTTATTTTGTATTTCTGCGAAGTCGGTCGTTGATAATCGGCTAAAAGCTGCTCCGCGCTTGTTAAATCTTGAATGACCAAATCAAATATTTCTTTTAAGCTAGCTTTTGGGTTTCCAACAGTTTGCGGACCTGTAGGCTCGGTATAAATCGGAGCCGTTTTGGTATTTGCATGCGTGGCGTAGTTTAACTGATAAAAGGAAGCGATCGTTAAGTAGCTATGTGCGCGGAAAGCTAAGGCTTGACCTTTCAGCTGCTGCCGCAAGAGATCGTCTCCGGGAATGTTGTCTACATTTGCAAGAATAATGTTGTTTGTATTGATGGCGGTGTAGAGTATCGTCCAAAAGGCGTTTACACGTGTGCCTACGCGGGTATGCATTTCGAGGTAATCATACGGACTTAAAAATCCATAACGACCACGTACAACGGCAACATCGCTTCCCATCGCATCGCTGGCGCGGAGGATAGCGGCATAACCTGGGTTGGCAAATGTATAATAGGTATCCATATACGTTCTCCATGCTCCATTCAGCAGCGTTTGCAAATTGTCGACATTGTCGATCACCACCGATTCGGGGACGGAAGTTGTGGGTACGGTATCCAGGTAATCGCTACAGGAGCTAAGACCAGTTGCGATCAGTATGATAGCCCATAGCTTATTTATTTTGTGAGTCATGTTGTTTTTCTTTTTGAGCGTTGATGATGTTCGTTTCTTACGTTAAAATCCAATATTAATTCCACCGGAAATGACACGCATTGCCGGGTAACGGAAATATGTTGTTCCGCCGACAGATTGTTCCGGATCCATTCCTTGATGTCCAAAAAATGTTAATAAGTTTTCGCCTAAAATATTTGCGCTGAGTCTTCCCAGTCCTAGTTTGTTTGCAAAACTCGTCGGGATAGTATAACTTAAACTTAAGTTTCGCAACCGTAAATAAGAGGCGTCATACAAAAATCGGGTCGATTGGCTTGCTGCTTGCGCACTTGCTCCGCCCAATCTTGGAATATCGGTGTCGGTGTTTTCTGGCGTCCAACTCGCGGCCATATCGCGGTGCCAGGCTACGCCTGCTGTACCGTTATGATACAAGGCCGGTACATCGCCATCCAAAACCTTGCCGCCTATACTGTAGCTAAATAGGAAGGAAAGCTCAAATCCTTTGTAACCAAAAGTGTTCGTCAATCCGCCGTATACGTCTGGTAGCGAGCTGCCGGTATAGTAAAATGTTGCCGACGAATAGTTGCTTGTTGTGGTCTTTCCAACAACTTGAGGCACGCCATTGGCGTCAGGCTCGGTCACATCCTGATACCAAAGCGGATTTCCATTTGCAGGATCCACGCCCGCCCAATCTCTCAACCAAAAATCATAGACAGACCTGCCGACTTCCAACCTTTTGGTGCCGCTGATGATTGCTTTTTGTGGCAGCGAGGTTACTTGGTTTCGGAAATGGGCGATGTTGAAAGCAACATCCCAGCGAAAATTAGCATTGCTTATCGCCGCCACGCGCAAATCAAGCTCGAAACCGGTGTTTTTTAAGCTTCCCACATTTTCGTCAATAGCCGAAAAGCCAGAGGAAGGCGGGAGTGGACGCGAGAAGAGTAGATCTTTTGATCTTCTATCAAAAAATTCTAGCGTTCCAGCAAGTCTGTTGTTGAATAAACCAAAGTCGACACCGACGTTAAGGTTTAAATTTGTTTCCCATTTCAGGTTAGGTGTAGGCAGTCTAGAAGGACTGACACCTCCTTCTCCGAGGTTATTCGCG
Coding sequences within it:
- a CDS encoding LacI family DNA-binding transcriptional regulator, with translation MAFENYTIKDIAKALNLSASTVSRALRDSYEISAETKAIVQAYAEKINYKANPIARGLKERKSYSIGIIVSEIANNFFSQVIDGIESVAYSKDYQVVISQTHESASRERLNVEHLYARSTDGLLMALSAETTDLSYLENLLKKGFPIVFFDRVPEQTICHRVIADNKQSGYQAVHYLAKRGCRRIAHLTSAQNLSITRERLEGYKMGLLSCGLDFDQKLVKYCRYGGLHQDEIDTAVAELATEDYDAIFISGDKLTTGYLTAMNERAGRDAHNIAIVGFTNSKVVSIFSPTITAIRQPAFEMGKRAAELLIQQIEAKHPVVDFETVVLPTVIIEKNSSF
- a CDS encoding RagB/SusD family nutrient uptake outer membrane protein; its protein translation is MTHKINKLWAIILIATGLSSCSDYLDTVPTTSVPESVVIDNVDNLQTLLNGAWRTYMDTYYTFANPGYAAILRASDAMGSDVAVVRGRYGFLSPYDYLEMHTRVGTRVNAFWTILYTAINTNNIILANVDNIPGDDLLRQQLKGQALAFRAHSYLTIASFYQLNYATHANTKTAPIYTEPTGPQTVGNPKASLKEIFDLVIQDLTSAEQLLADYQRPTSQKYKINKQVVQALLARAYLQTNNWEAAAQKAAEARSGYALMTGEEYAAGFNDLTNSEWIWGHGQRTDQSTASYNFHYLDVSTPASYYYSFMADPHFKDFFEEGDVRYSLFSWDNSAPARYGLLRYAKFRFREDMTGDIVLIRSAETYLIQAEAYARLNRLTESATVLNQLRTARNASPLSAAGKTQTEVVAEILLERRKELWGEGFALSDIIRTQGRVERKAYTATNSQGQTVPAQVSITLPNGNTQLVNVIGHTTLRTENNAGSEFTANSPYYIFGIPENESNNNPNLNN